The Eriocheir sinensis breed Jianghai 21 chromosome 24, ASM2467909v1, whole genome shotgun sequence genome contains a region encoding:
- the LOC127002942 gene encoding cytochrome c oxidase assembly factor 6 homolog, translated as MPRETGEHKTHFPNKEARYDCWDARDKFWACLDAGGTEDSCKELRNKYTELCPSTWVKHFDRKRHYLVFKEQMKQGYEPLESKEDKSNG; from the exons ATGCCAAGGGAGACGGGTGAGCACAAGACACATTTCCCAAACAAAGAGGCGCGCTATGACTGCTGGGACGCAAGAGACAAGTTTTGGGCGTGTCTTGATGCTGGAG GCACCGAAGACAGCTGCAAGGAACTACGAAACAAATACACGGAGCTCTGTCCCTCAACCTGGGTGAAACACTTTGACAGGAAGCGCCACTACCTCGTAtttaaggagcagatgaagcaAGGATACGAGCCATTGGAATCTAAAGAAGACAAAAGTAACGGATAG
- the LOC127002941 gene encoding E3 SUMO-protein ligase ZBED1-like, translating to MASKRARRSPVWTFMKKTDPRTVVCLLCKDTLKFCSSTSSLMKHISSKHPAEYAQLREEKGHRPEPARKLNRKETTPQPTPVPDMTKKKTSKADPCKKRELDQKLALMIIQDMQPFSVVDDEGFKCLVKALDPCYELPSKRELSRSYFPNIYRQEVERIKKELEDTQAISLATETWTSANTKHFITITAHFISPEWKLKSVVLETLMMQEAHTAADIAKELTTICNNWNILNKVCSVVTDNVANVTLAVSNIMKLCHLQCFAHTLNLVVKDSVKNTEEVNCLLEKIQLIVSYFHHSVEASNKLSELQEDNNLPVKKLIQSVEARWNSSYYMMQQFVEQNHLIAMALCLMGRNDLCLNTEELELVINTLTVLEPFEEATKEMVAEEFTPLSKVLPIVKGLQDYMHSSADKNDHKLYTTFPLGVELLQQMTRRFHNLEGSIFMGAASLLDPRFKNVPFADPTNVEQIEKHLVSQMQGTDSAKTEVQAPSMSVKIEFPGSCQTVTIQTKKSSIWAKFDAKIEEIAHISSTDPSTGPSIEMRRYMEEAPIPREEDPLEWWKKHGVLFPKLQEQAKMFLCSPASSVPAERLFSEAGELVSQRRSCLKDKHVNMITFLNKNMM from the coding sequence ATGGCATCCAAGAGAGCACGGAGGAGCCCGGTGTGGACCTTCATGAAGAAAACTGACCCGAGAACGGTTGTTTGCCTCCTCTGTAAAGACACCCTCAAATTCTGTAGCAGCACTTCGTCCCTGATGAAACACATCAGCTCCAAACATCCAGCCGAGTATGCACAACTTCGAGAGGAAAAAGGACACAGGCCGGAACCAGCAAGGAAATTGAATAGGAAAGAAACCACGCCACAACCCACACCTGTGCCGGACATGACCAAGAAGAAAACTAGCAAAGCAGATCCTTGTAAGAAGAGAGAGTTGGACCAGAAGCTCGCACTAATGATCATTCAAGATATGCAACCATTTTCAGTGGTGGATGACGAAGGGTTCAAATGCCTGGTTAAAGCATTGGATCCATGTTATGAACTCCCAAGTAAGCGAGAACTATCTAGAAGCTACTTTCCAAATATTTACAGGCAGGAAgttgaaagaataaagaaagaactgGAGGACACACAAGCTATCTCTCTGGCCACAGAGACTTGGACCTCTGCAAATACAAAACATTTCATCACCATAACAGCTCACTTTATTTCGCCGGAGTGGAAGTTAAAGTCGGTGGTACTGGAGACATTAATGATGCAGGAAGCACACACTGCAGCCGATATTGCCAAGGAACTAACAACCATTTGTAACAACTGGAACATTTTGAATAAAGTCTGCTCTGTTGTTACGGACAATGTAGCCAATGTAACATTAGCTGTGAGCAACATCATGAAGCTATGTCATCTTCAGTGTTTTGCACACACATTGAATTTGGTGGTAAAAGATTCTGTTAAAAACACTGAGGAAGTTAATTGTTTGCTTGAGAAAATCCAACTAATCGTCTCCTACTTTCATCACAGTGTAGAGGCATCAAATAAACTGAGTGAGCTTCAAGAAGATAATAACCTACCTGTCAAGAAACTTATCCAGAGCGTTGAAGCAAGGTGGAACTCTTCCTACTACATGATGCAACAGTTTGTGGAACAGAACCATCTCATTGCCATGGCTCTCTGTCTGATGGGAAGAAATGACTTGTGTCTGAATACTGAGGAACTGGAGCTGGTTATCAACACTCTGACTGTTCTCGAGCCCTTTGAGGAGGCTACCAAAGAGATGGTGGCAGAAGAATTCACCCCATTATCAAAAGTACTTCCTATAGTGAAGGGACTACAAGATTATATGCATTCCAGTGCAGACAAAAATGATCATAAGTTGTACACAACATTTCCTCTTGGCGTAGAACTCCTTCAACAAATGACTAGAAGATTTCACAACCTGGAAGGAAGTATTTTCATGGGAGCAGCAAGCTTATTGGATCCTAGATTCAAAAACGTGCCTTTTGCAGATCCTACAAATGTGGAGCAAATTGAAAAGCATTTAGTTAGCCAGATGCAAGGCACAGATTCAGCAAAAACAGAAGTTCAAGCACCAAGCATGTCAGTGAAGATAGAGTTCCCAGGTTCTTGTCAGACTGTTACAATACAAACAAAGAAAAGCTCAATCTGGGCTAAATTTGATGCCAAGATTGAAGAAATTGCACACATCTCCTCAACAGACCCATCCACAGGACCTTCTATTGAAATGAGAAGATACATGGAAGAGGCGCCAATTCCTAGGGAAGAGGATCCGTTAGAGTGGTGGAAAAAACATGGTGTACTTTTCCCAAAGCTTCAGGAACAGGCAAAAATGTTCCTTTGCTCCCCGGCCTCATCGGTGCCTGCAGAAAGGCTTTTTTCTGAGGCCGGAGAATTAGTGTCCCAAAGACGCAGCTGCCTGAAGGACAAACATGTGAATATGATTACCTTCCTTAACAAGAACATGATGTAG